In Felis catus isolate Fca126 chromosome B1, F.catus_Fca126_mat1.0, whole genome shotgun sequence, the sequence CATCATCTAAAATGCACTGTCTAAAACAACATTCACTAATGATCCTCCTACCTTCAAAAACCAGTGATTCTGTTGGACTTCCCATTATGTCTTAAATGTTTGGAGAAACTTTGAAATAAacaatttacaatatttttttatccCCATATCTCACAACAAATCTTGGGGTCCATTTAtcactgcctttttaaaatacatactcttTTTAGTAAACCGGTTTTTAAGCTCCATTGTTAAATAATTGCCAGATATGgactttctttaagtttatttattttgagagagagcgtaagtggggaaggggcagagagagggacagagaaatcccaaactggctctgtgctgccagtgcagagcccgacatggggctccatcttatgaaccatgagatcatgacctgagccgaaatcaagagttggatgcttcacacactgagtcaaccaggcgcccctggactttcTTTTTTCAGTCTGTCAGACAGCACCCTCTTGTAAGCGTTGGGTGACTTGCTACTCCCAACTGTCCTCAGAATCTCTACCCTTTAAATCACTGAAAAACACATTTCACAGGATGTTACGCTTCAATACAGAATGAAGTTCAAACTCTTTTTGCCTATATTTAAGACATTCTATAATCTGAAACAATATTTGTCTCCATCTTTAGTTTACTACTTGTCCactaaattaaatttttgttcCAGACTTAATTTGAAACTCATTTCTCAAATAATGTCAATAAACATTGTATCTTTGctcatattattttccataacttAGATACCCCCTCTTCATTTTAATCTTCATCAAATaccattttttcctaatttaaggCAACGCTTTGGCCTATGCTCTtccatgaaattaaaaaacacaatttttttgttgttacttttcTTCTCAATACTTACAACAcctttttattattctcattttactctTGATGTGGAGTATTACTGTTGTTTTGGATGTATGCTTACAAACTGGTTGTTTATTAAGCATTTTCCTATAAACACAGTGAAATAAATGATTGGTTTCCTGGTGTCTAGAATTAGTTTAACTAACAAATACAATTACAGTAAgctgagaaaaaaatcccatttttcattttgcatataGGTTTCTCTTCTGAACTGAAATtcccaaaaaattattttaagagaagcCTCTGAGGGTAAAGTAGAGGCAAGTATCAGTTTATTATGGGCTCTGGAGCTAGACTGCCTGGTTTTATATCCATTTACTAACTCTGTAACCCTGGGAAAGTGACTCAAcctttctatgtgtctgttttcatacCTTTACATAaggtaataacagtacctacaTCACAAAGATTTTGTGAAgaataaagagttaatatttgtGCATTTATTACAACAGTgccaggtataaaataaatattttctataatttgttaaataaaacttGTTTATGTAGGACTTCTTGTAACTCCTTTATaatcatctatttaaaaatatctgtcctGGGGTggatggggtggctcagtcagttgagcatcggactcttgattttggctcaggtcatgatgatctcatggtagtgaaATTGAGTCCCAcgtcaacgtggagcctgcttgaaattctctttctctctctctctccccccccccccgcccctcctctgaccctctccctccctcgcatgctctctctaaagttaagaaaaaaaatctgtcctatTTTTCCATGTGGATGATAATGGTCAAGAACACAGGTTCCATTAGCCAATTTTTAATACTTACTACATCAAATATAGCCTTGTTATATAGGAGTTACTCAATAAATTACTAACTTACATTCACATTGGACTATTCCTTAAGAAGTTATACAAATTTACATTCTTCcaagaaatgttttccaaattaaaaaatttaattgtacatttaaaaataagtatttgcaAGGTATTTCTCATATAGAGAAACATTTCACTTtattataaagataataaaaactgtttaatccaattcttttctttaaagtaagctctatgcccattATGGGGCTCCACCGTTGGTGAAtgctccaccgactaagccagccaggcacccctaatccaATTCTATAGTTAGTAAATTCATTTTGCAAGGTAATATTCAAAgcattctcaatttttaaaaaaaaatttttttttaacgtttatttatttttgggacagagagagacagagcatgaacgggggaggggcagagagagagggagacacagaatcggaaacaggctccaggctctgagccatcagcccagagcctgatgtggggctcaaactcacggaccgcgagatcgtgacctggctgaagtcggacgcttaaccgactgcgccacccaggcaccccagagcatTCTCAATTTTTACCAATCTGCAAACTACTTGTTTGAAGAGTAGActtgttctcaaaaataatacttacaaaggcttttgttttaaaacatttgttaccttttgttttttacagCTGGAAACAGTAGTGTTTTTCTGTCGTTTTTGAGGGTCTCCACATTTGTCTACAGTGATAGATCGTTTTTCAGAAGAATTTGAAACAGTTTTCATTATGCACTCTGAAATTGAGGGCACCTTCATATAAATACTAGATTTATTGCTATCCTTCCTAGGTTTTACATGCACATtcgttttttcttttccctgcagTTGGGAAGTCTTCTTTCTGTTATGTAGCATTTGgcacaaaataaaggaaatggttAATTCAGCATTTTTAGTACATATTATCTTCATATGTTCAATAGTTTTCATGACTTTCATAATATGGGCCATTTTCCCGAAATCTTTCCGAGGGGCAGCCATTATATTTTTGAGCAGTGCAGAAAACTGGTTGTGGCTGTATTCCAACTCTGTCATTGTGCTTCCGTAATTTATGGATGCTATACATGGCACAAAGTCAATATATGTGGAAACGGAATACTGAGACTTCTTTAGaagtttttgtatttctgtaagtTCCTGAAGTTCTCTTGAGAGCAAATGAAGAGCGTATGAGCAATTAACAGCTTCactatatttgtaaataatatccAGATCTTTCTTAAGTTCAGAAATAGCAGTCTCTATGACTTTCCAAAGGCAATCTGTTGAGTtatctttaagaaatgaaaaagaagccATTTTTTCCTGGCAGTGAACCAGCTCAGGAAGAAGTGACAAATCAAACCAAAGCATACCTCGAAACCTCTGTTTGTCTAGTTTCTTTGCCATTGAGTTTTTAAGAAAGTGAATGGTTTCTGAAAGCATGACAATTTCAATATAGGTTTCAATGGCTGCAGGCTTTAAAATTATGGCCCCATGATTGTGGTTTTTCACCATGTCCAAAACGTTTTCTTCTGTGATAAAAATGTTATCTATGTTCTCTTCTTGCAGcatctgaaagtatttttttaaaatttctaggtGTTCGGTACATCTCAAAGTGAGGTCCTGTAATTTCTCAGAGTCTGCAAATTCAGCTTGATCTAGTATTTCGCTAATACAACAGATATCTGGGTGTGAAAGCAAAGTACTGTTAAACCCACAGTTTTCTAGGGTAACTGGTGCTTTGTTTATTAGATCATCTGACTTTCTGGAAGCAATCTCCATATTCTCAAGCGCAGTATTAGAAATTTGTTCACTGCTTAAATCCTTAGACAATGTATCATATATCTTTTTCAACTTAGAAAAAGCACACTGATTCATTTTGAGTAGCATTTCTCTATTCTTCTCTCCTGAGTATATTTTGCGgaaagattctctcttctctttccaaataagactTTTTGCAGCATCAAAAAAGATATGTTCCAGACCATAAAGAGATATTTTAATACTTATTGCCTCACTGCtcttaataaaattaactttagaGGTGATCATTTCTATGATAATCCACAAATGGTCTTGTTTTCCTGGATAGGAATCAACTTTAGGAGAGTCCCCATACATACCAATCAGCTTTAAAGTACTTTTTCTTAAGGTTTCTAGGTCTCCTAAACTATCTCCAAAGTTAACTCCACAGGTaaatggaacagaaagagaaaagtcaaagcAATCAGAACAACGCTTCATTACTGCTTCACACTCATTAATCTGTCGTTTGTATTTTAAGAATGCATAGTatgaattattttcccttttggtttcctcaaataattcaattaacTGATCATGATAGTTTTGTAACTCACAGAATGCATTATACTTCAATCTTCCTTGAAAAGCAGGATAGAAGCTGGATTGTTGTTGAAATCCACGTGGTCTACCAAGCAGCTCACTGTACAGTGTTTCATCATACCAAAGCAAGCTTCGGTAGGTTGGCTCACCTCCTAAgagcctttttttgttttcaatgaattGCATAGTTTCCATCATCATTTGGAGTTCTACCAAGGAGTCAACAGCACATGGCTTTAATTTGTGTCTGCAATTATTCCACAGGTTTTGTTCTACTAATAGTTCTCTTGAAATCAGGATTTGTTCGAGAGAACATTCTTGGTTTCTTTCAAAAGCTTCAACAAATAAAGGGAGAATACTTTGACAGGCCTTAGTTTCTTCCAGTAGAATCTGCAAAGATGATGTTTCATCTGCCCTTCTCAAAATCTGAGCTAGCCTGGCTGTAAGAGCTGAATGATTAGCTGAGCAGTGTTTCTCTTTTAATCCACTCATGTATGATGCAGGCTTCTTCTCAGGAGTAGAGACTTCGGAAGTTTGAGAGTTAGTATGTAAAACAGGAATATGATTCATTCCTATAATGCCTGGTTTGGAATTACAGGCTATTTCCGAATGCAATGCAGAGTCAGACTGAGGGTCATTACTAACTTTaactcccccttctttctctcttttgttaagATGATTAGAAACTGGGTTATTCAAAGCGACTGCCTCAGTAATGTTTTCAACGTTTAGATGAGAATCaatcaagttatttttaattgttttcttgctTAAGTAGGAGGATTCTTCTAAGATcttgttcttttgatttttgaacTGAGTCTTAACAGTGCATCCTTCAGTCATGCTTTTTTTGTGAAGTGAATCTCTTGCTTTTTCTGCTTGTTTAACTTTCCACATTTTTCTGTCCCAAATGTCTTTATTTGCCATACACTTTTTTGAAGAACCCTTCATATTATCTTTTAAGAGCAAATAACTATCATTGGAAAATAGTTCCTTCATTGTATTTTTCCTACAACTTTTACTTTCTTCAGTTACTAATCTGAGACCCAACTCAGAATCCTCAAGAACATGTGATTCATTCCCATCTATATGGAAGCGATTACTTGAAGAACATTGTTCTGTCTTTAGAAGTTCCTTTCCACCACATCCTGGCTGGCAGTGTGGTACACTGGTGGATGTTGTAAAAGAATCTACAGCAAAAACTCTCTGTTTATCCAAATAAGATTCTGAAGATTCTCCTTCACTGTCTGTCACTGCTGTGGTTGATAACAATTGAGGAATACTGTCAGAATTTTTGTGTGTTATCAGAGTTAGATTTAATGGGTCCTTAATGAAGTTttctggaacagtgcctggttTGGAGCTCTGATTAGCAGCTGTCCGTTCTTCTACAGGCAAATTTACTTCCAGGTTGCCTTTACAATCAGATAAAATAAGGTTATCTGGTGTGCAGACATCAACATTTAAAAGGTGCTTGATATCTGATTCTAAAACTGAAATAACTATGTCAGTTTTTACCTTTGTGTGTGTTATACAGGTTGCATTATAACTTGTGTCTGTGCTAAAACTTACTTTGTCTTCTTTTATGCAACTTAATGATACTGAATTActcttatttattactttattagtCTCAGAATTGTTTTCTGCATCCTTAATATTATTGTGTGCTGAGTGGTTCTCaggattttcatatttattaatgtttgaTAAAAACTTTATGccaacttgattttctttttcagttattttcGCATCTGGGCAGGCTGGGGAAAATAGACATCCAGTTTTTCCAGAAAACAGCTGAAGTTCTGATGATGTTCGATTTCTTACCCGGCTCTTGTTATAAGCGGAATGACTGGCACTTTGGGATGTGGAGCACAGGGCTAATTGTGACTCAGGATACTCGAGATCACAAAATTCCCTTACATGAATGGTGGTGTGACTTCTGGAGACACTGCTGGCCATATTTCTCTTAGAAATGCATTCTGCGATTCTCGCTCTACTTGCTTTGTAAGACTTGGGCTTTGATACATGAGTTAATGATTTATCCACTTCAAATCCCAAAGCTCTTTTCTCTCCTGGTTTGCCgtattttctttttgacaaaaAATGTTTAGTGGAATAATATCTTCTTTCAGACACAGAGCTATAACCTTGAAGGTCACAACTTTCCCAGAAATTATTGCATATTATTGCATATGATTTTGGTAAtgggccttttcttttttctcctactttAGCTATAAGTTGCAAAGACGTGTGAACTCTTCTAtgagctttttttaaatgaagaacagCTCTGTCAAGTCTTCTGGAAAGACGTTTGCTTTTGCATAAAGATGCTTCACTATTTAGAATATCAAGGACACTCCTGATGTGTTTTTCCGACTTTGAAAAGGTTTTAATTCGTCCTTGggataatgaagaaaaatgttcagAAGAGTCTAGACTGGTTAGTCTCCTCTTCTTCCCATAAATTTCACGACGTCTTAAATCCTTATGTGGTGTGCTCTGGTCCCTAAAAGGCATACGTCGCTTTCTTTTGCTAGTTCTTGATTGTGTGTCCTTTTTACTTGTAATATCATTACAATCAGTTTTTGACCCTGTCAAGGAACATCTGCTTTCATTATTTAATGCTGTGACATTAGAGGGTTCAGTAGGCAAAGgtccactgttttgtttttcagacacATGATTCACTTGTGTATTATTACTCACATCAAGAGAAAGAGCAATTTCAGACTTATTCACTAGTCCTGATTCTTGCCTTCTATTACCAAATTCATCTTCACATGGATAACCTGAATTTTCACCAGAGCAGTGGGAATACATTTCAAATCCTGACACTTTCCCCTCCTCATTTATTTCTGGTCCTGTGGTTTTAGTTATGTATTTGCAAAAATTATCTTTCAATGCAAGGGATTCAAAAGTGGGATTGAATCCTGGCATAAATGTATTAGTGATTCTAATTTGTAAATCTGGAAGTAAAATTGGATTgagctctttgtttttttctgtagagggataaaaacaaatacttttcttAGGGTAATGCTGATCACTATTCTCGTTTCTTCTGGAGCTTTTCGAAACTTCCCTCTCCCCATTATTGCTTCCGAATAGACCTTCCCAATCAATACGAGACTTCAGAGTTTCATATATGGCCCTAAATTCTTCACATGGATCATTTCTATGGCTATGTTGTTGAATTAGAAAAGCATCATCACACTGTTCCAATCCTACTTCAATCTTATTTTCCAATTTGAAACTCTGAAGAACTGAAGTATCACTTACTGACTGATGAAATGAGTCATGTAATTTATTGTTATCCATATCCATTTCACAATCAGAAATCCTATGTTTTACTAACAACCCAAAATCTAGACTCTCAGAAGAACAAGTTTCTTTAATCTGGTATCTTTGGTGATCTTCACGATTTGTGCCCAATGTAGGCACTGTAGCACCAGCTGTCTGCACTGCAGTACTTGAGGCTTCATGTTCTGAAGACCCTTCAACTTTGGGAAATGCTGTGTAAGCCAAATGCTCTACAGTCCTGCCAGTATTTGGAGCATCTTTTTGTTGTGTGGCAGTCatagtgtcttcattttctaaCAATGTAGCTTCTGTTGACACATGTCTTTCCCCCGAACTCAAATTAAATGTACAACATTCTTCAGAACTAAGAATTTCTACATTGTTGTAATTTTTATTCTCCCTTCTTTCATCTATGTTGGTGTAACTTTGGTTTGTATGAAAACCCTGCTTCTCCTctccatatatattttctctgctttctgtaGACAAGGCAATGTCTTCCTCTTtagcctcattttcattttctttatcattatctCCTTGTTCTCTGAAATCAATATTCAGATGTGTATCACTGTGCAACTCTGCATTACAGAACAGAGTATGACCTTCATCAATTTGAAAAGTTTCTCCACAGTCTCTTTGTATGTTCTCTAATGACACtgggtcattttcttttcttccatggaCACATACTTCTCCAGTTATCTTATAATCTGAGTTGTCATGAGTTGGTTTAATGTCATGAGATGAAATAATTGCATCAATTGGCAGTTCTTTGACCTGGGGAATGTCTTTTGCTTCCTGGAAAGCATCAGTCACAATGCTAACACAGTTTTGATTTGGTTTTCCCAGTTTTAGTTCCATTAGTTTTTGAGAAATTGCAAAACTTGTATGAATGTTATCTTCATAATCTAAAGAGAGTTGAGGATGCTTCTGTGAAAGGCTCTCCACTCTTTGTAATTCCAAATTTAGATGATCTAGCTCATATTCATCCTTTGTGGTAGATGTGGaagatttctgtatttctaattcTTGAGCAATTAATATTTGATCACAATTTTTCCCATAAGAATCAAGACTCTCATCCTCTTTGTATTCTTGgtacaaagaaatataattatctACTGGACTGACTTTTGCTTCCTTAGTAAAATCAATTTCCTTCCACAAAACCTGCTTTTCTCCATGTTTGGAATTATCTTCGGGGCCAGTGAAGTCTCTCATTTCTCCAATATTTTGGGTGTACTCATGtatgctttctttcctttggagAGGAAAAGCTGTAGACATTTGCTGACCAGTCTGAGATACAGTTTCTAAATTAGAAGACCATGACTCCAGAGAGATGTGATTGCTGTGCCCTTTTGTACAAATATTCACTGATTCATAAGAGTTATGTGCTTCACTGTTTTCTTCAATTAAAAGTGGGATGTTGCTTCTCAGTTCAGATCTCTGGGCTTCTTCCTCATTGTGTTTTTGGTTCTCAACTTCTGAAACTACATTTGGCAAAcacattggaaaggaaaaattatcttGGCCCTTACACTGCCCTGCTGGGGTAATTTTACTGGGAATTGTATAATCATAGTTGTTAACGTCCAAGTTGTGAGCTTGAGATTGTGAACCatcaaaagaaattttgaagCTAGGGGCATCCAAACAATTAGTAAGGACAGAATCATCACCAGGCACAACTTCAGATGAGGAGGCAGAATTATTTGGCATGGATGATAGATTTGTTTCTGAATTCACAAAATCTAAACTCTTCTCAAGTGGcaaaatctcatttaaatctgtaatattattatgttttcctatgctttcttctctcctcatCAGTCTTGGGTCTTTAATGAGTTTTGAAGTAATAACTGTGCTTGAGCCAGTATTGTTATGAAGGgggaaagcagcagaaagacCACTTAAAGTATTTTTGAGATGTGCCAAATTTAACATGGGGTCACCATTAACACTTTCTCTGGTATCACTGGGAATAAATGAAAGACCTGAATCATATATACAAGAAGTGTCTCCACATTCTGCTAAATTGTGCTCCATCTGTCCACCGTATGTTTCATATatagaaatgtttccatttttcacaTTTCCATAGGAATTAGAAATATTTGTGTTGGAAGGATTTATCTCTGAATTTAGTGCGCCGCAAGAACAGTTTTCCTGAACAAATGGATCTACAGGTTTCCTGAAATGTTCAAAGATGACAGTAGCATCTTTCCCTTTTCCAATTCTTTTGGCAACTGTACAGTTATTCAGAGAGCAGGTTCTTTCTgtagaaataataagaaaattaagaaaaaataggaaggaaaggGTTTCTACATTCAACCCTTAATTCAAATAAACTATGTCATaggtggttttttctttttttcttttaatgcttatttatttttgagagagagagacagagagacagagcatgaatgggggaggggcagagagagagggagacacagaatccaaagcaggctccaggctccgagctgtcagcacaggcccgatgtgggactcgaactcacaaaccatgagatcatgacctgagctgaagttggatgcttaaccaactgagccactcaggcaccccagtcataagtggtttttaaaaattttttttttcaacgtttttatttatttttgggacagagagagacagagcatgaacgggggaggggcagagagagagggagacacagaatcagaaacaggctccaggctctgagccatcagcccagagcctgacgcggggctcgaactcccggaccgcgagatcgtgacctggctgaagtcgtacgcttaactgactgcgccacccaggcgccccaataggtGGTTTTAAACGAAAGTTCGATAAATAGCCTAATGATGATTAAAGTATGTGTCTCAGAAAAAGCAAGGTGAGAAGAGGATGAAAGACaaaccaataaaatataaatgatgtaCCAGGAAACTGTGTCCTAGAGGCCTTACTAAGAAAGTatttaccggggcgcctgggtggcacagtcggttaaacgtctgactttagccaggtcgcgatctcgtggtctgtgagtttgagccccgcgtcaggctctgggctgatggctcagagcctggagcctgtttctgattctgtgtctccctctctctctgcccctcccccgttcatgctctgtctctctatgtcccaaaaataaataaacaatgaaaaaaaaaattaaaaaaaaaagaaagtatttaccataaatttttttgaattgtgacaaatacaaagaatagaacaattaaaaaggaataaaaacatgcTGCTCAAAGACTAGGTATttcttatattaattttgtatattcaGATACTTAATAATAGAATCTACATATTAATAGGCAAAATTGTCTCCCCCTTTTATCTACTGTtaccttgagaaagaaaacaggaaggaaacGGGAATGAGGTGGGGAAACAGATCAAAAAGGACCCAAAAAATCCTTCCCAGGAGCAAAAGCAAAGCACTACCCCTGTTCCACTAAAATAAGTATTCCtgcaaataatatatacaaacaaaaatcttGACAATGAAAGcaaattttctcttataatttatagaaatttattcctaaaatttCACAAATAACTACATATAATAACAAAGGAACTTATAAGAATGCATATTTACCAAGTAAGCCATTCATAAAGAATTCATAGATAACaccataaaaatatctttattaaaacaaattgatGATGAGAAATTGTGAGATTTATGACACATGCGAAACTATAATCATATTACTGGGAAGTACCATGAGATTCTTTTTCACGATATATCGAAAGATAGCTTTGTTGAAGATTTCTAAATTCTATAACttgtaattatatacattttaaagtttatttatttattttgagagacagagtgcaagtgggggacaggtagagagaggcaaagaggaagaatcccaagcagtctttgcgTCAACATTGCAaaagagtccgatgcagggctggaattcatgaactgtgagatcataacctgagccaaagtcggatgcttaatcaactgagccaccaaggtgcacCTGTAACTatactttttaattataataagCTATAGTAGAAATCTGACCATAACAGAGATGTAGTTCTTAAGAGGAGGAGCTGCAGTGGACAGAAGAAAAGGTGGATCCCTATACTCactccaaaataaaattcattgaaaaaaaaaataaaaccatgaaagtattagaagaaaagacagagagatggTTTTATAATCCTGAGGTAGAAAAGTACTTTTTAAGAATGTCTGGGGttcagaaaactagaaattaagaaatgatgTCAATTACATGTAAATTAAATACCTTAGTAGGTCAAAACTCATGATAAACAAAACTTGGACAAACTGGTACGAAGTATTTTCTGAATGAGCAAGCTTTGTACATCATTACACATATATTAGAGTGCATAAAGAGTATACAGACACATTCAAAAGATTAATAAACAGATACTGCAATAGAAATGTGAGCAAGTGTAAGAACaggaaaatcacaaataaaaattgtcaacaaacacaaaaagatgTCCAACTCCACTAAATAAACAGAGCCATATTTAAAAACTGCTTAGACTGGCAAAGACTacaaagaataattaatattctGCAGATTTAATAAACACTCTTATACTGTTCATGGGAGTATGAACCGGTACTAATTTCCTGGGAAGTAAATCTACAGTTTTCAGCAAAACGTAATACATAATATCcagtaaatctatttttaaaaatgttttattttttgagagagcacaagcaggggaggggcaaagagagaggggaacagaggatctaaagcaggctttgtgctgacaggatgacagcagtgagcctcgtgtggggcttgaactcgtgaaccacaagatcataacctgagctgaagtcagatgctcaactgacagtcacccaggtgcccctccagtaaatccatttttatccattcattattcTGATATACttgcataaataatatatacacaaGGATTTTTAGTACCATAATCCAAGACAGCTGGAAGCCAGAAACCTAACTATCAATATGAGACTGGTTAAGATTTCaagatctactacaaagctacagtaatcaaaacagtatgttactggcacataAAGAGACacacaagcttccagttatagaatgaatatgTCAAGGGAGTAAAAGGCACAGCAGGCGGAATACAGTAGATGATGATATTGTAACAGCGttacatggtgacagatggtagctacacttgtggagAGCATAGAATACTATAGAGAAGAGctggatcactatgttgtacacctgaaactaatgtaacattgtgtgtcacctataggcaaattaaaatatttgagagagcagaagcaggggagtgacagagggagagggagagagagagaatcttaagcaggctccatgcccagtatagagcctgacatgggactcaagctc encodes:
- the TEX15 gene encoding testis-expressed protein 15 isoform X7, with protein sequence MEMKDIAKHKTLWKMNSTSEPLLLAGVEVNPLKKFTIPKIRRAAGKAYLSPCCTNTREYSFIHDTLNQCRLDVGCDLQSSWQFGDTKLVHNEDLEKKFTSKRSEMRESGRHGRELEEHFCFLALTQNDVAEIYQNGISTRASTFKILGNPLLGIYVFRHVDIALNYAHSKSITVESIIIFKVLFGKVKKIRPSLDKNKVSLDPSPNFDCHMSRSIPSLKDAIELQAYNSAVYFYEYNVLSKPVDKPRHCLPYATVTVKFIGQKVDSGHLITSLRFLSTGFPKRAERTCSLNNCTVAKRIGKGKDATVIFEHFRKPVDPFVQENCSCGALNSEINPSNTNISNSYGNVKNGNISIYETYGGQMEHNLAECGDTSCIYDSGLSFIPSDTRESVNGDPMLNLAHLKNTLSGLSAAFPLHNNTGSSTVITSKLIKDPRLMRREESIGKHNNITDLNEILPLEKSLDFVNSETNLSSMPNNSASSSEVVPGDDSVLTNCLDAPSFKISFDGSQSQAHNLDVNNYDYTIPSKITPAGQCKGQDNFSFPMCLPNVVSEVENQKHNEEEAQRSELRSNIPLLIEENSEAHNSYESVNICTKGHSNHISLESWSSNLETVSQTGQQMSTAFPLQRKESIHEYTQNIGEMRDFTGPEDNSKHGEKQVLWKEIDFTKEAKVSPVDNYISLYQEYKEDESLDSYGKNCDQILIAQELEIQKSSTSTTKDEYELDHLNLELQRVESLSQKHPQLSLDYEDNIHTSFAISQKLMELKLGKPNQNCVSIVTDAFQEAKDIPQVKELPIDAIISSHDIKPTHDNSDYKITGEVCVHGRKENDPVSLENIQRDCGETFQIDEGHTLFCNAELHSDTHLNIDFREQGDNDKENENEAKEEDIALSTESRENIYGEEKQGFHTNQSYTNIDERRENKNYNNVEILSSEECCTFNLSSGERHVSTEATLLENEDTMTATQQKDAPNTGRTVEHLAYTAFPKVEGSSEHEASSTAVQTAGATVPTLGTNREDHQRYQIKETCSSESLDFGLLVKHRISDCEMDMDNNKLHDSFHQSVSDTSVLQSFKLENKIEVGLEQCDDAFLIQQHSHRNDPCEEFRAIYETLKSRIDWEGLFGSNNGEREVSKSSRRNENSDQHYPKKSICFYPSTEKNKELNPILLPDLQIRITNTFMPGFNPTFESLALKDNFCKYITKTTGPEINEEGKVSGFEMYSHCSGENSGYPCEDEFGNRRQESGLVNKSEIALSLDVSNNTQVNHVSEKQNSGPLPTEPSNVTALNNESRCSLTGSKTDCNDITSKKDTQSRTSKRKRRMPFRDQSTPHKDLRRREIYGKKRRLTSLDSSEHFSSLSQGRIKTFSKSEKHIRSVLDILNSEASLCKSKRLSRRLDRAVLHLKKAHRRVHTSLQLIAKVGEKRKGPLPKSYAIICNNFWESCDLQGYSSVSERRYYSTKHFLSKRKYGKPGEKRALGFEVDKSLTHVSKPKSYKASRARIAECISKRNMASSVSRSHTTIHVREFCDLEYPESQLALCSTSQSASHSAYNKSRVRNRTSSELQLFSGKTGCLFSPACPDAKITEKENQVGIKFLSNINKYENPENHSAHNNIKDAENNSETNKVINKSNSVSLSCIKEDKVSFSTDTSYNATCITHTKVKTDIVISVLESDIKHLLNVDVCTPDNLILSDCKGNLEVNLPVEERTAANQSSKPGTVPENFIKDPLNLTLITHKNSDSIPQLLSTTAVTDSEGESSESYLDKQRVFAVDSFTTSTSVPHCQPGCGGKELLKTEQCSSSNRFHIDGNESHVLEDSELGLRLVTEESKSCRKNTMKELFSNDSYLLLKDNMKGSSKKCMANKDIWDRKMWKVKQAEKARDSLHKKSMTEGCTVKTQFKNQKNKILEESSYLSKKTIKNNLIDSHLNVENITEAVALNNPVSNHLNKREKEGGVKVSNDPQSDSALHSEIACNSKPGIIGMNHIPVLHTNSQTSEVSTPEKKPASYMSGLKEKHCSANHSALTARLAQILRRADETSSLQILLEETKACQSILPLFVEAFERNQECSLEQILISRELLVEQNLWNNCRHKLKPCAVDSLVELQMMMETMQFIENKKRLLGGEPTYRSLLWYDETLYSELLGRPRGFQQQSSFYPAFQGRLKYNAFCELQNYHDQLIELFEETKRENNSYYAFLKYKRQINECEAVMKRCSDCFDFSLSVPFTCGVNFGDSLGDLETLRKSTLKLIGMYGDSPKVDSYPGKQDHLWIIIEMITSKVNFIKSSEAISIKISLYGLEHIFFDAAKSLIWKEKRESFRKIYSGEKNREMLLKMNQCAFSKLKKIYDTLSKDLSSEQISNTALENMEIASRKSDDLINKAPVTLENCGFNSTLLSHPDICCISEILDQAEFADSEKLQDLTLRCTEHLEILKKYFQMLQEENIDNIFITEENVLDMVKNHNHGAIILKPAAIETYIEIVMLSETIHFLKNSMAKKLDKQRFRGMLWFDLSLLPELVHCQEKMASFSFLKDNSTDCLWKVIETAISELKKDLDIIYKYSEAVNCSYALHLLSRELQELTEIQKLLKKSQYSVSTYIDFVPCIASINYGSTMTELEYSHNQFSALLKNIMAAPRKDFGKMAHIMKVMKTIEHMKIICTKNAELTISFILCQMLHNRKKTSQLQGKEKTNVHVKPRKDSNKSSIYMKVPSISECIMKTVSNSSEKRSITVDKCGDPQKRQKNTTVSSCKKQKVDIKDVTKINREKATFKDSSNSSGSSITQTYHGITSYEVQPPPSAMLTAIATADFFTVCSPSSVPTSCIPLPS